Below is a genomic region from Terriglobales bacterium.
GGGCGGCTGCGGGCCGCCCCTTCCCTGCTTCCCAGTCCTGCCTAGCGCGAGACCATCTTGAAGATGTCCGACTTCATCAGCGCCTGGAAGCGCTGGTCGTCGCTCTCGAAGTGGACCTTGAGGTCGTGGCTGTCGGAATCCACGGTCACGTTGTCCAGGGCGGTCTTTTCCACGCCCGTGGCCTGCTGCCGGCGGAAGAGCAGGGCCGCCTGCAGGAGCGAGGACAGGGTAGCCGCGGTCATCTGGTCGGTGGTGGCCACCTTGAGGTCGAAGTTCACGCCGTTGCCGAAGTCCATGGCGTAGCGGGAGCCCAGCAGCCGCTGGCTGACGGTGCCGTAGGTATCGAGCGAAGAGGCCTGGCCCAGCGCCGAGCGCAGCATGGTCTGGGTGCCGATGGAGTCGAGCACGCTCCACACCGCGCCCGAATCCACGTCGCTCATCATGTCGGTCATCTGGGAGTTGGCAGCCAGGCTCTCGGCGAACCCGTCGCGCGCGTCCAGGGCCTGGCGCAGGGCGGTGGGGTCGCCGAAGACCAGGGTGGAGGGGTCAGCGAAGGTCAATTCCATACCCACGCCTAAAGGATAGAGATTCGAGTCACGGTACTGCGCCGCGCGGACCTTCTGCGCGCGCAGCTTCTGCAGCACGCCGGCGCGTGTGAAGGTACCGGAGGCCAAGCAAAGCAGGCGCAGGCTGCCGTCCTTGCCCCGCACCGAGGCAAAGGTGATTTGCTCGATAGCGCCGGGCTCGATGCCCACGTTACGCAGCGCGCCCTCCGTCGCCTTCAGGTTCTGGGGCAGGACCCGCTCCTTCAGCGCCATGCCGGTAGGCGAATTGCGCAGGGTGCGGTAGTCCACCGAGATGATCTGCTGCACGTTGCCGGGGATCATGACGCGCGCCGAGGTGCCCAGGCCGGTGGCCAGCGCGGGCAGCCCGCTGAAGAGGAGAGCGGCCAGGAGCATGATGCGGTACTTCATGAAACCTCACTTCTGCAGGCGCTGCGCGAAGCCCGTCCTGCGCTTGGAGTCGCGGGGTGTGCGATTGGTTGATTATAGCAATCCTGGGCGACAGGACGATTTCGGACCTTCTTCCGGGTGGTGTAGAATCCCCGGCCGTGAAGGCGACACGAGCCATCCTCATGCTTCTCGTTGCAAGCCTGTTGTTCCCGATGAGGAGCAGGGGCGGCGTCACGTTTGAGCAGGACATCCCCGGAACCCTGTACATCCTGGCGGTCGGTATCGACGAATACCCACGCGGCGACCACGGCCAGTTCGTCAATCTGGGAGGCTGCAAGAACGACGTGACCGCCATCGTGGCGGCGTTGGAGAAGAAGTCCGTGCCCCGCTATGTCCGCGTGGACAAGCAGGTGCTCTTGGACCGCGACGCCACCCGCGAACGGGTCGAAGCGGCAATCAACCACATCATCCACGAGTCCAAACCGGACGACACGGTGGTCGTTTACTTTGCCGGGCACGCCTACCGCGGCGGGGCGGGCACGCCTAGCGGAGCAGGGGACGAGTTCTTCCTCGCCATGTCCAACGCCAACCAGGCCGGCCCGGAGAGCGGGATCCCCGGCCGTCTCCTCAAGAGCTGGCTGTCCAGGGTCCAGGCCGGCCACCAGCTCGTAATATTCGACGCCAGCTATTCGGACCTAGCGGTCCAGATCTTTCGCTCCCACGTGGAAGAAGACTCCAAGGAGGCCCTCGAACTGGCGAACCGCAGCTTGCTGGTGGTGGGGTACGAGGGGCCGGGCTGGGAGGGCCGAGACGACAAAGGAGAGACGCATGGCCTGCTTACAATCATCCTGGCGCGGGCTCTCTCCGGGCAAGGCGATGCTTTTCCCAAGGATGGGGTGCTGTGGGCATCCGAGCTCCAAGCCTATGTGTACGCCGGTGGCGCTGAGGAAAGGGTGCGAACCGGATCCTACCAGCACGCAGCCACGTGGATGTCAGGAAGCGACTTCGCCGTCTTAACCACCGACGCCGCCCTGGCCAGCACGAGTCGCGGCTTCGCGCAGCCGGCCGAGGCCAGTCCCACGGAGGCTCCGGCCCCACCCGCGCCGAAGAACTACGCGCTGTTGATTGCGGGCGACGAGTACGACAACAAGAGCTGGCCCCAGCTCAGCAACCCCGTTTTCGACGCGACCAGCCTGGCCCAGGAGCTCAAGGAAGGTTATGACTTCGAAACCCAGATGGTTACGAACCCGACTCGAAAGGACATCTTCGCCGTCCTGAAGGACTACCAGAAGAAGACGTTCTCGGATGATGACGAGCTCTTTATCTTCATCGCGGGGCACGGTTACTTCGACGAAGCCGGCGGGGAAGGCTACGTGATCGCGCGCGATTCCGCGCCCCCGGGCGACGATCTTCCCAGCACGGCTTACCCTTTCTCCAGCCTGCGCACGGCCGTGGACAACATTCACGCCAAGCACATCTTCCTGGTGCTGGACGTGTGCTTCGGCGGCACCTTCGATGAACGTATCACCCGGGCCACCGGCCGCGGTGGTGACGACGAGTACCAGGAGGTCTCGAAGGCCGAGTTCGTGCAGCGCAAGATGAAGTACAAGACGCGTCGCTACCTGACCTCCGGTGGGAAGGAGTACGTGGGCGACGGCCGTCCGGGCCAGCACTCCCCCTTCGCCCGCCGCCTGCTGGAGGCGATGCGCAGCCGGGGAGGCAAAGAAGGCATCCTCACCATGAACAGGCTTCTTCCGTACGTCGAAAAAGTCACGCCGGAGCCACGCGCGGGAGAGTTTGGGCACAACGAGCCCGGCAGCGATTTTCTTTTCATTGCGGGCGGGCCCCAAGGCGCGCCTGCGCCGCCTCAGAACTGATTCAGTCGGCCTCCCCCGAAGCCGCCGTTGCCTGGCTCAGGGCCCAGGCTCGCTGCCGCTCCAGGCTGGCCAAGAAGGGCTTGAGTGCGCCGTAAAGAAGCATCCCTCCCAGGCCGCAGGCGGCGGCCGTCACCAGCGCCAGCGAGTAGTTCAGCGCCGTATCCCGCCGGAAGAGGTACTGGGTGCAGGCGGCCACCGCGGTGGGGCCGATGCCCAGGCCGATGAGGTTGATGACGAACAGGTAGAGGGCCGAGGCCTGGCCGCGCATCTCCGCCGGCATCATCTCCTGGATGGCGGCGGGGGCGACGCCGAAAGGCGCCGACTGCAGCAGCACCAGGGGCGCCAGCAGCGCCAGCGACCACCTCGGCGAGGGCGACAAGAAAACCGCGCAGCCGACGGGGATCAGCAGCATCGCCGCCACCGCCCCCACGAACAGGTTGGCGTTGGCGCGGCCGCGCGCGCGCAGCCGGTCCGCCATCCAGCCCGCCCCGATGATCCCGAGACTGCCGAAGATGCCTACGTTCAGACCGAAGGCGACGCCCGCCGAGCGGATGCTCCACTGGAAGCTACGGTGGAAGAACTCCGGGATCCAGGCCGCGCCCGCATAGCCGGAGAGCGCCAGCAGGCCGAAACCCATATTGTGCAGCACGAAAGTGCGGCCGTTCCTGCCGATATAGGAGAAAACCTGGCGGAGCGGCACCGCCGGACGCTTCCGTGCAGTCGCAAGCCGCGCCGCCGGCTCGCGCACGGTGTAGAGTAAGGGCGCCATGGCCACCCCCGGCAATCCCAGCGCCAGGAAGATGAGCTGCCACGACCGCACCGTGCCCACCAGAGGAAGCGTCCAGGCGGCCTGGGTGGAGGCCCAGCCCACCACCAGCCCGCCCACGGCGTAGGAGAGGCCCGAGCCCAGGTAGATCCCCATGGAATACACGCTGATAGCGATGGCCAGCCGTCGCCGCGGGAAGTAGTCGGTGATCAGGGAGTAGGCGGCCGGCGAGAGCGCGGCCTCCCCCACGCCCACGCCCATGCGCAGGAACAACATCTGCCAGAAGGTGTGGGCCAGGCCGCAAGCGGTGGTCAGCAGGCTCCAGGCCAGGAGGCCGAGCGCGATGATGCGCCGCCGGCTATGGATGTCGGCCAGCCGCCCGATGGGGATCCCGAAGAAGGTATAGAAGAGCGCGAAGCTCAGCCCCTGCAGCAGGCTGATCTGGGTATCGCTGATCTGCAGGTCGTGGCGCAGCGGGGTCACCAGCAGGCTGAAGATCTGGCGGTCGATGAAGGAGAAGACGTAGGCCAGGGTGAGCACGCCCACGACGTACCAGGCGTAGCGCAGGGAGGGACTGGGTTCGTCGGGGGCCGCGGGAGCGGGGACGGCCGTAGCTTCCGCAGGCATGAGGCGGCATTCTATAGAACGCCGGCCTCCCGGACAATCGGCGCGCTACCTGCCCGCGGTCTTGGCCACGGGCTCGGCCTTGCGGCGGGCGGCATAGGAGCGCAGCGACTCGGCCAGACGGGCCCGCTCGGAGGGCGGCAGGCCCACGAACTCTACCCCGAGCTCGCCCTTCTCGGCGCGCCGTACCAGGGCCTTGCTGTGAAACCACTTGGAGCCGGGCAGATCCAGGAAGAACTTCACCTCGATCTCGTCGCCCACCTCGTAGTGCCGGTCGCCGGCAAAGCCCATGCCGCCCTCGCTGATGTCGGAGGCCACTCCCAGGGTGAAGTCGGGCGCCCTTCCGTACTGCATGCTGAGCTGGACGG
It encodes:
- a CDS encoding caspase family protein → MKATRAILMLLVASLLFPMRSRGGVTFEQDIPGTLYILAVGIDEYPRGDHGQFVNLGGCKNDVTAIVAALEKKSVPRYVRVDKQVLLDRDATRERVEAAINHIIHESKPDDTVVVYFAGHAYRGGAGTPSGAGDEFFLAMSNANQAGPESGIPGRLLKSWLSRVQAGHQLVIFDASYSDLAVQIFRSHVEEDSKEALELANRSLLVVGYEGPGWEGRDDKGETHGLLTIILARALSGQGDAFPKDGVLWASELQAYVYAGGAEERVRTGSYQHAATWMSGSDFAVLTTDAALASTSRGFAQPAEASPTEAPAPPAPKNYALLIAGDEYDNKSWPQLSNPVFDATSLAQELKEGYDFETQMVTNPTRKDIFAVLKDYQKKTFSDDDELFIFIAGHGYFDEAGGEGYVIARDSAPPGDDLPSTAYPFSSLRTAVDNIHAKHIFLVLDVCFGGTFDERITRATGRGGDDEYQEVSKAEFVQRKMKYKTRRYLTSGGKEYVGDGRPGQHSPFARRLLEAMRSRGGKEGILTMNRLLPYVEKVTPEPRAGEFGHNEPGSDFLFIAGGPQGAPAPPQN
- a CDS encoding MFS transporter, which translates into the protein MPAEATAVPAPAAPDEPSPSLRYAWYVVGVLTLAYVFSFIDRQIFSLLVTPLRHDLQISDTQISLLQGLSFALFYTFFGIPIGRLADIHSRRRIIALGLLAWSLLTTACGLAHTFWQMLFLRMGVGVGEAALSPAAYSLITDYFPRRRLAIAISVYSMGIYLGSGLSYAVGGLVVGWASTQAAWTLPLVGTVRSWQLIFLALGLPGVAMAPLLYTVREPAARLATARKRPAVPLRQVFSYIGRNGRTFVLHNMGFGLLALSGYAGAAWIPEFFHRSFQWSIRSAGVAFGLNVGIFGSLGIIGAGWMADRLRARGRANANLFVGAVAAMLLIPVGCAVFLSPSPRWSLALLAPLVLLQSAPFGVAPAAIQEMMPAEMRGQASALYLFVINLIGLGIGPTAVAACTQYLFRRDTALNYSLALVTAAACGLGGMLLYGALKPFLASLERQRAWALSQATAASGEAD